From a single Nocardioides panacis genomic region:
- a CDS encoding IS30 family transposase: MRSGQAAKPTARELGLCTGTVRAYLIRCGGIRPEPRRRASGRLSLAEREEISRGLAAGRSVRAISVSVGRSPSTVSREVNTNGGRRRYRAARADLAAWSRATRPKPCKLADNPTLRAIVEEKLARRWSPQQIDGWLKLTYPKRPEMQVSHESIYRTLYVQSRGALRKELTRYLRTGRVIRRPKGVRLPDGRGGRPNTLHISQRPAEVSDRAVPGHWEGDLVFGKNMSPVATLVERKTRFLMLIGLPRGDHRADAVADALAAAITTLPTQLAKSLTWDLGHEMAQHQRFTVQTGVQVYFCDPKSPWQRGSNENTNGLLRQYLPRRLDFRTLTQADLDAIARELNERPRQTLDFKTPSQALAEALR, from the coding sequence ATGCGGTCCGGTCAGGCTGCGAAGCCGACGGCACGAGAGCTGGGACTGTGCACCGGGACGGTGCGCGCGTACCTGATCCGCTGTGGCGGGATCAGACCCGAGCCGCGACGACGAGCATCGGGGCGGCTGAGTCTCGCGGAGCGTGAGGAGATCTCCCGTGGTCTGGCGGCCGGACGCTCGGTCCGGGCGATCTCTGTCTCGGTAGGCCGGTCGCCCTCGACGGTCAGTCGCGAGGTCAACACCAACGGTGGCCGGCGCCGGTATCGGGCTGCGCGCGCGGACCTCGCGGCGTGGTCGCGGGCGACCCGGCCCAAGCCGTGCAAGCTGGCCGACAACCCGACGCTGCGTGCCATCGTGGAGGAGAAGCTGGCCCGTCGTTGGTCCCCGCAGCAGATCGATGGCTGGCTGAAGCTGACCTACCCGAAGCGTCCGGAGATGCAGGTGTCGCACGAGAGCATCTACCGCACCCTCTACGTCCAGTCCCGCGGCGCCTTGCGCAAAGAACTGACCCGGTATCTGCGCACCGGCCGGGTGATCCGCCGCCCGAAAGGCGTCCGTCTGCCCGATGGTCGAGGTGGGCGCCCGAACACGCTGCACATCTCACAGCGGCCGGCGGAGGTGAGCGACCGGGCTGTCCCTGGGCACTGGGAAGGCGACCTGGTGTTCGGCAAGAACATGAGTCCGGTGGCTACCTTGGTGGAACGCAAGACCCGGTTCCTGATGCTGATCGGACTGCCCCGCGGTGACCACCGGGCCGACGCCGTCGCGGACGCGCTCGCCGCGGCCATCACCACTCTGCCCACTCAGCTCGCCAAGTCGCTGACCTGGGACCTGGGTCACGAGATGGCCCAGCACCAGCGGTTCACCGTTCAGACCGGAGTGCAGGTCTACTTCTGCGATCCGAAGTCGCCCTGGCAACGCGGCAGCAACGAGAACACCAACGGCCTTCTGCGCCAGTACCTGCCCCGACGCCTCGACTTCCGGACGCTGACCCAAGCCGACCTCGACGCCATCGCACGAGAGCTCAACGAACGCCCTCGACAGACCCTCGACTTCAAGACACCATCGCAAGCATTGGCAGAGGCGTTGCGTTGA
- a CDS encoding DUF1348 family protein — protein sequence MDERPPFPPFTAETAAQKARAAEDAWNTCDPERVSLAYTHDSRWRNRDVFLEGRDDIVAFLHQKWARELEYRLIKEVWTYGDNRIAVRFVYESHNVEGQWFRSHGNENWEFDEHGLMRQRHASINDIAIDGADRLFHWDRPGPRPMDHPDLTELGL from the coding sequence ATGGACGAACGTCCGCCCTTCCCGCCGTTCACGGCCGAGACCGCCGCACAGAAGGCCCGAGCAGCCGAGGATGCCTGGAACACCTGCGACCCGGAGCGGGTCTCGCTCGCCTACACCCACGACAGTCGTTGGCGCAACCGGGACGTGTTCCTGGAAGGTCGCGACGACATCGTGGCGTTCCTGCATCAGAAGTGGGCGCGCGAGCTGGAGTACCGGCTGATCAAGGAGGTCTGGACCTACGGCGACAACCGCATCGCCGTTCGGTTCGTCTACGAGTCACACAACGTCGAAGGCCAGTGGTTCCGGTCGCACGGCAACGAGAACTGGGAGTTCGACGAGCACGGCCTGATGCGCCAGCGGCACGCCAGCATCAACGACATCGCCATCGACGGCGCAGACCGGCTCTTCCACTGGGACCGTCCGGGGCCTCGACCCATGGACCACCCCGACCTGACCGAGCTCGGGCTCTAG
- a CDS encoding dihydrofolate reductase family protein → MRRLTFAMNLSLDGYVTAPGDDLGWSVPSDELFQWWSDRVGATGLALYGRKLWETMSSHWPTADQQPGATPAQIEYARRWRDMPKVVFSSTTSAVDWNARLVTGDAVTEIARLKTEAGGPMDVGGATLAAAAMRAGLIDEYAIVTHPVLVGGGTPFFTALDNWVNLNLLETRTFPDGVLLTRYETRH, encoded by the coding sequence ATGCGGAGACTGACCTTCGCCATGAACCTGAGCCTGGACGGCTACGTCACCGCGCCCGGCGACGACCTCGGCTGGAGCGTGCCGAGCGACGAGCTGTTCCAGTGGTGGTCCGACCGGGTGGGGGCGACGGGCCTTGCGCTGTACGGGCGCAAGCTGTGGGAGACGATGAGCTCCCACTGGCCGACCGCCGACCAGCAGCCGGGCGCAACACCGGCGCAGATCGAGTACGCCCGCCGATGGCGGGACATGCCGAAGGTGGTGTTCTCCTCGACGACCAGCGCGGTCGACTGGAACGCCCGCCTGGTCACCGGCGACGCTGTCACCGAGATCGCCCGGCTCAAGACGGAAGCTGGCGGTCCCATGGACGTCGGCGGCGCCACCCTCGCCGCTGCGGCCATGCGGGCCGGGCTGATCGACGAGTACGCGATCGTCACCCACCCGGTCCTGGTGGGTGGTGGAACGCCGTTCTTCACGGCCCTGGACAACTGGGTGAACCTGAACCTGCTGGAGACCCGGACGTTTCCCGACGGCGTGCTCCTGACCAGGTACGAGACCAGGCACTGA
- a CDS encoding YciI family protein — MTEFLIAFNDEWVPDYAEEQMAERFAAVKALRSEMKDAGVLVFTGGLDDSPAFSVDASSGTPVFTDGPFVETKEHLGGLAVVEVADEEAARLWAGKIAVACGWPQEVRRFGAATQGPEN; from the coding sequence GTGACCGAGTTTCTCATCGCGTTCAACGACGAGTGGGTGCCCGACTACGCCGAGGAGCAGATGGCCGAGAGATTCGCGGCTGTCAAGGCGTTGCGGTCAGAGATGAAGGATGCGGGAGTCCTCGTCTTCACCGGTGGCCTGGACGACTCCCCTGCGTTCAGCGTCGACGCGTCGAGTGGCACGCCGGTGTTCACCGATGGTCCGTTCGTCGAGACCAAGGAGCACCTCGGCGGCTTGGCCGTCGTCGAGGTGGCCGACGAGGAGGCAGCGCGACTGTGGGCGGGCAAGATCGCGGTGGCGTGCGGTTGGCCCCAGGAGGTGCGCCGCTTCGGAGCTGCGACGCAGGGTCCGGAGAACTAG